Within the Thermanaeromonas toyohensis ToBE genome, the region AGTAGATTCACCGGCCTTTACCTCCTTTGTCTTTCTTTCCTGGATCCTTTCCAAAGCCCTCTTCCTCCGAAAGCTCGCGCCTGTATTCTCTACCACCACGCACATCTCCAGTATGCGGTCGAAAGCCCTCTCCCCTACAGCCTCCTCTAGCTCCCTTAAGTTGCAGTTGGTAGTAATAATCATAGGCTTTTGCTGCCTGTATCGGTCGTCCACTATGGTGTAAAGAGTAGTTTCAACCCATTCCGTCCATTTCTCTGCGCCTGCGTCGTCTAACACCACCAGATCGGCCAGCGATAATGCCTGCAAAATATCCGCTTCCGTTTCCCCGCGTTTATCGGAGTATGTCTTTCTAATTCTGCCTAGAAGGTTTGGCACATTAGCGAATATAGCGGGGATGCCGCACTTTATTAGCTCATTAACTACAGCAGCTGCCAGATGGCTTTTCCCATTCCCAGGCCTGCCGTAGATTAAGAGACCTTCCCCGGTTTCCAATTTCTCTTGGAAGTTCAAGACAAAGTTACGTGCTTCTTCATAAGCCCTTTCAGTGCCGGGCATAGGAACCCACGTTTCAAAAGTGCATTGCTGGAACCTCGGCCCCAGCATACTTTCGTCAAATAGCTGCTTAATCCGCCGCTTCCGTTCATTCTCTCGTAACCGTCGCTCTGCTTCCTCCCAGCTTTTAAACCTGCACTCGCATGTTTTGGGGATAACTATTACACCGGATTGAAAAGGATGCCTGAATACGTGCGGCTCATTAACTTTTCCGCAGAACTCACACTTATAAGTTTTGGCCTCTATCTCTTCACCTAAGGACGAAAGATTCGTAGTCTTGAATCCCAGTCTTTCCAGGACTTGTCCTGCTCTTTCCAGGTCTGCCATTGAATTCACCCCGTTCCGCTTCACGTTTTAACCGGCGCATAATCCCCCGGGTATACGCCTCTTCCTTTGTGGGGTACCGTGCCAGATGTATTCTCAGAGCTTCCATCACGATTTCCGGCGGATACCTGCTCCAGTACTCCAGCTCGCGAATTTTAATGCTGTCGGCTATCTTGGCATTCTTCCTGGTAAAGCGTATAGTTTCCCAGTAGTCCTCAATTAGCTGCCGTTGTTCAGGAGAATATCTGGATAACAAGCCTTCAATAAGCGAAGGCGTAGACGGCGAAGCCGTCGAGCCTGACAAGTTTTTTGACCCCTCCTCCCCCACACCCCCTCCTTCGCTTTCAGTTCTTTTTTCTTTCTCTTCTTTTAACTTCTCTTCTTTTCTATTCTCTTCTGTCGTGGTCTGCTCGTCGTCTGTTCGACGACTATTCGTCGAATATTCGTCGAATAGGTATGTCTCTGTTACACTACTACTCTCCGAATGTTCGGCAATTAGTGATGACTTGGGGTCTCGATTAGGTATGTACTCAGGCAGGACTTCATAATGCCACTTGTGTTTTTCCTTCCCGTACTCTTGTTCCCCGTGCCATACGACCCACGGGGGAAGAGGAAGAGAAGGCGGCGAAGGCCTGTCCAGCTTCTGGTGCTTGTGAAAGTTCTTAAGCCAGGCGTAGGTGCGGCCATTGACCTCAAATTCTACCACTTTGTTAAGTCTGACCAGGGTTTGATAGTAACCTTGAATAGTGGCTATATCGATATTGTCGCCCGGGAAGATCTTCATCTTAAGCCCGAGTGGATTCGGATCAAATACCCCGCTATCCTCGGCTACGCACCACAGGCCCTGGTAAAAGAGCCTGCCGCCAAAGTCAAGATTAGCGATAATATCAGGGTCTACGAAAAATTCCGGGTTCAGTATCCTTCGCCGCATGTTTGGGCCTCCTAAAAGGTGCTTTCAGCTGGGTATTCATTCCATTCCCGGCCGTCTAGTTCACGGCCAGCCAACTTTCTGCCAAACCTGTACATTACAGTTCCAATTTCTTCTAGGAACGACTTATCTTCAATTGGCCGCATCCGTCCGTCAACATTCCCTAATTAATGGGCTCCCCACCGTCTCCGGCTGCCCCCTCGCGCCCTAGGTGGATAGAGCAGTCTCCTGCTATTTCGCGCCTTTCCCCGGTCTAGGACGCATCCGACCGCCGGAGTGTCCCTCCACACACTTCCGGCCCGGAGCCAGCGGGGAAGTTATGACTGTTTCTTTATAACGGTGCTTGCAACTGCAATTTTATCGGCCAATTCCTTCAGAATACTTTCGGCCTCATCATGCGACGCAGTATAGTAAATTTTATATCTTTGTTTCATCCCCACAGCCACTATCCACCATCCTCCGATACCCGGGTCATCTTCTATAACTAACGTCTCACAATGGTCAAGATTGACCAGAATAGTCTCAGTCTGTATCCACATAACGTGTTCCCCTTTCTTTTTACCGCCGCCCCAGCCCGGCGCAACTGGAGCGGCGGACAGTGGATAATGTGGATAGCCAGCCCCCGATAACTCGGAGGATGCCTCCTTTCCTTTGGATTTTTAAGTTTGAGGCTGGCGGTTAAGCAATAAACACCATCTTGCCCGTTAGAGCCTGGATTTCCCGTTTAAAGCGCTCTGCGTCCGCATTGTTGTCGCTCATGTGCAAAAGGTATATTGACTCAACTTTGCTCAGGTCGTTAGCCAGAAGGAAGTTTTTCGCTGTTTCTAGGCTCATATGGGTTTTTAACAGCCTCTTTTTTTGCTCTACCGATACAGTTCCCGCTGATATTTGCTCATTTAAAATATCCAGGCTGTAGTTAACCTCTATTAGCACATGAGTTAAACCCCTAAACCTGTACTTGCAATAGGCGGTATCGCTAATGTAGACCGCCTTAACCCTGCTTTTGTGGGCTAGCAGAAAGTTAAGGGGTTCGGCGGCGTCATGCACCGCATCGAAGGGCTTCACGGTCCATTCTCCTATTGTCAATTGCTCAAGGGCCCGGATAATGTGTACTCTATGCCCGCTAACTCCTAAAGCTCGGGCCGTGCCTTCGCTCATGTAGCAGTCCACGCCCATCTTAAGGAGGTCTTTAACGGCCCGGGAGTGGTCCTGGTGCTCATGGCTGACCAAACACCCTACCAGTTCGTTAAGGCGAAATCCACACAACCGCTGTATTTCTCTTGCGGGTATTCCCGCCTCCAGGAGGAGGGGGGAGCCACCGGCGATAAGCCGGTAGCAGTTCCCCTTTGAGCCGGACCCGAATATCTGGACTTCCATATTAGAACCCCGGATCATCCCCGAAAAATACCTGCTGCCCTTCTTGGGGTTCACGCCTTTGTGAATTGGTCGTTTGCGGTTTGCCGTTGCCGGGCTTTTCGGCTTCCTCGGGTACGTAATTTTCCTCGGGTTCCTCGATTGGTTCAATATCGATTACCTGCTGGTTTGCGTTCTCAGCTATTTCCTGTTCAGCTTCTACCTCCGCCGCAATTTCCTCCGACCGCCTTACTGCCCGGAGAAGCTGGGCGTCATTGGAGGAGTTAATAATTGGCTTACAGACCTTATTGATAACTGTTCGGATACACATCTCTGCGGTAAACTTATCATGGGTAGTACCAGGCTTGATATTGCCCTTCTCATCAACCGGATGGATCGGGCTCTGCCTCCATGCCTGCTTAATCTGATCGATGGTCATAATTTCGGTAGCTATAACCTCGTCGTTGTGATTGATTACCATGGCATAGGCCGCCTTGATCTTTTTGGGGTTTATGTTTTCCAACTTCTGCTCGTGGTTGGTCACTATCTTTTTACCCCGGTCTAGCTTGTAGGTAAATACGTCCCCTTCATAAACCACTTCAGCCACAATATCCGCTATGTCCGGGTTCACCATCTTAGCTACGGCCATGGTGCCGAAATAGCTCCTCTGGCATACAAGCTGATTTCCATAGGCAATAAAGTAGCATTGCTGTTTAGCTGGATTAAGCCCTTGAATGACCATGTCCATGAGGGCGTTCACTATTGATGCCTTCGTGCAGGTCTGCAGTACCGGCCTTTTTTCCCGGTCAACGGTATTCTGGAGTATCAGCCAGGCGCTCTTAAGGGCGTTTACCGGGGAGTAGTCGGGCGGCAGGTTGATTTCTCCGCGCCGCAGATACTCCTGTACCTTTGCAGCCACTAAATCAACGGTATCTTTTTTCAAAAGGGCCAACGAGCCTTTTGTTTGTTGTTCCGCCGTCATCGCCATATTAGATGGCCTCCTTTAGTAAAGTGTCTTCCTCGATTTCTACCCGTAGGGTCTTATCCCGCGGGCTCACCACCAGGCTGATTACCTGGCTATTGACGGGGATTAAGTTGGTCACACTCTCCCGCTCGTCTATGAAAATCGGGGCGTAGAACCCGTAATGCTCTGCTAGCGTGTTGATTATGTCCAGGCCGATATTTATTTTTGCGGCCCCGTTCAGGTCGGGATAAGGGACCCCTTTATACAGGGTCACGCAGGTTTCAGCTATGCCGCCGTTAACCTGCTGCTCGAAGAGCTTAAACCGGGCATAGCGGAATTTGGAATTTATCCGCTCCTCCAATAAATTGACTTTGGTCCGGACAAACTGCTCGCACAGGTACAACTCCTTTTCCAGCCGCTCGTATTCGGCTGCCAGAGCCTTCTCCTGGGCCTTAAGCTCTTCTATCCTTGCCAGGCCGGCCTTGCGGGCTTGGATACGGGCCAGGGTTTGGCTCAGGTCCTTGATCTGACCGTTGATGGCGTCAATTTCCCGGCGGACCTTTTCTATAGCTTCCCGGTTATCCGCCTGGAGCCGTTCGATTTCGGCCTCCAGTTCAGCCTTGCGCTCCATAGCGGCTTTTATTGCGTTGTCCAGGGCTATATCAGTATCGTTATTGGCCGCTTCCAGTTCGGCTTTAAGACGGTCAACTTCCGCTTGCCTTTTTACGAGCTCGGCCTCCATTTCTGCTAGTTTGGCGGAAAGCCAGTTATATTCGCCCATTATCTCCTCGTATTCGGCCCTGCGGCGCTTGCCAAGATTGCTAATCTCTTCAAGGTCCCGAGCCTTGGCTAGGTTAAACTCGGCCAAGGCCTTTTCCCTAGCCTCAGTTAGCTTTTCTTGCGGCAACGGTTGGCCGCAGGTGGGGCAGATGGTATCTTGCTCAAAGACAAACTCCTGCTTATTACGTTCATGCCATTGTATCCGCAAGCTATTTATCTCCCGTTCTACGGCCTGTGCATCGTCCAGAAGCTGGACCATGCGGCGTTTAGCTACTGCAATTTCTGTGGTCAGAACATCCACTTGGCCTTTTGCTTCGATTAATTTCCGTCGCAGTTCTCCCGTTCGCTCGGCCTGCCTAGCAGCCTGCTCGTTTCGCAGACGCTGAATTTCGGCCTCGCATTCCCGCAAGGCCACCTTGGCCTCGGCTATGGCTCCGCCGGAAGATACCTGGGCTAAGGCAGCCTGTTTTTCCGCTAGCACGTCATACAATGCCTTAATTTGACTCTGCAATTCGGCCTCGTCAATGTCGGGAACGTCAGGTAGTGCCCTGGTTGCCTCATCAATACGTGTGGGGATCTCTCTTAGTTCCTGATTGATTTTTGACATGCGGGCTTGAACAATCTTGCGATGATCATCTATGGATCTGTTGCCCAAAATGGAGGGAAGCTCAGAAAGGGACGGATCGGAAACAATAACCTCCTGGTCGGTTATGTCTCCGCAGATTTCCATTAGAATGCGGCGCCTTTCTTGCCAGGATAGGTTACGGTTAAAATGATAGGGGTCGGTAAGCAACCTAAATACAGTCTCATCCGCTAAGGCCGCAACCCGGGCCTGGTACTCTTTCTCCTTTACTGGTACACCGTCCACGTAATAGAGCGTTTCGTGTCCGGAAAAGATTGTAGTAGCGCTCCCCCGCTTCTTTGTCCATTTCTCGCGGAACACTCGCCGCAAGGTGAGTTTGCGGCCGTCGAGGTCAAATACCCCTTCAACTTCATGCTCCAGACCAGGGATGACCTGGCCGTTTTGGTCAAGCGTCTTTATTGCGAAATCGGCTCTGTTTTGGCTGTCCCGACCGAACAGTAACCATAAGTAAGCGTCCACTAAGCTAGTCTTGCCAGCCTCATTAGCACCGTACACGGTACAATTTGCTCCGTTAGGTTCCAAGGTGAACCTGCGGATGCCCTTGAAGTTTTTAAGGGTTAGCCTCAGTAACTTCATCTAGAGTTTCCTCCTTCAACAATACTTTGGAAATCTTGTCAATAAGTTGCCTCGCATTCTCTTTTGTGAGGTAAGCCGCTTGGATATCGCCTCTTCCAGTCTCAAATCTGATTACCACGTGTTCTTTGCCACCTGGAAATGCAGCAACTTTCAAGGGTTCGTCAAGAACAATTGTGAAGAACACTCTTCCCCACCTCAGTTTTTGCGGGTCTGCCGCCCTGCCGTCTAGCGAGGAATTATCCTTGCACCGTCACGGACAGGGCAGCCAGTCCTTAATTTAGCGCCCTTTTCATTCTTTTGAGGTAAACCCTAAACCCGCTTACAGGTCCCACATAAACTGCTATAAGCTTCTTAGGCCTGCTCAGCATCTCGCTCCTCCACCTTCCAGCCGAATTTGCGGTAAAAGCACCCACAGTCTAGGCAAAAGGCGGTAATTATGTCGTACCTGCTGAAGGGAAGCTCCCTTTCCGTATGGATGTAGCGCCAGGCACTGCTACCGCAGGCGGGGCAAGCCTCGCTAACCCTTTCCCTACCATGAATGTGGATTATCGGAAGATCCCCGAAGTCGCATGTGTAAACTACCTCGTAACGCCCTAGTGGGAGCCGCTTTATTCCGTGAAGTTTTAAAACCGTTGCTACGGCCCGCATCATGGTGTTATGCCGTATTAGTCCCCAGGCGAAATTTTTAACCCACCTGTCCACCAGGTCCCGGACCTCCTGGGGGACTATTTCATACACCTTTGCCCCGCTCATACGGCCATCCGCCCCTTCCGCGCCTGGCGTTTGGCTTCTTTCATGGATTGGTAGGCCATCGCTGTATAGGTTGGCCCCGTGGCAATTGCCTCACGATATATCGCCTTCAAGTCTTCGCTCCTTGCGAACACAATTTCACGCTCGCCACGGGGGTCAAAAACAACTCCATAAGCTTCAAAAGCACCATCTCTATACCGAACGCTTATGCGCATATTAACGCTAAAGCCATTTTCGAGAGGGTATCTCCAGTTCGTGCCGAAGTCGATTTCCCCGCCTCTACGCAAGTGTTCTTCCCGGCGGGCCCACTCTTTTTCATCTGCCTGTAGGTCGCTGTCGAATATCCCGCCATCGGCCAGCTTGTAGCATTTTGGCCCTAACTGGCGGGCGATCGAGTGCGGATTAGTAAGCTTCCTATTGCATCTTGCACAGGTAGGCATCTCATTCCCTCCATTGACAGCCCCATCTAGGCGTGCTAGAATGGAGCCAGGTAGTTGGCTGTTATTCTTACAG harbors:
- a CDS encoding ATP-binding protein, whose product is MADLERAGQVLERLGFKTTNLSSLGEEIEAKTYKCEFCGKVNEPHVFRHPFQSGVIVIPKTCECRFKSWEEAERRLRENERKRRIKQLFDESMLGPRFQQCTFETWVPMPGTERAYEEARNFVLNFQEKLETGEGLLIYGRPGNGKSHLAAAVVNELIKCGIPAIFANVPNLLGRIRKTYSDKRGETEADILQALSLADLVVLDDAGAEKWTEWVETTLYTIVDDRYRQQKPMIITTNCNLRELEEAVGERAFDRILEMCVVVENTGASFRRKRALERIQERKTKEVKAGEST
- a CDS encoding MBL fold metallo-hydrolase yields the protein MEVQIFGSGSKGNCYRLIAGGSPLLLEAGIPAREIQRLCGFRLNELVGCLVSHEHQDHSRAVKDLLKMGVDCYMSEGTARALGVSGHRVHIIRALEQLTIGEWTVKPFDAVHDAAEPLNFLLAHKSRVKAVYISDTAYCKYRFRGLTHVLIEVNYSLDILNEQISAGTVSVEQKKRLLKTHMSLETAKNFLLANDLSKVESIYLLHMSDNNADAERFKREIQALTGKMVFIA
- a CDS encoding RecT family recombinase; translation: MAMTAEQQTKGSLALLKKDTVDLVAAKVQEYLRRGEINLPPDYSPVNALKSAWLILQNTVDREKRPVLQTCTKASIVNALMDMVIQGLNPAKQQCYFIAYGNQLVCQRSYFGTMAVAKMVNPDIADIVAEVVYEGDVFTYKLDRGKKIVTNHEQKLENINPKKIKAAYAMVINHNDEVIATEIMTIDQIKQAWRQSPIHPVDEKGNIKPGTTHDKFTAEMCIRTVINKVCKPIINSSNDAQLLRAVRRSEEIAAEVEAEQEIAENANQQVIDIEPIEEPEENYVPEEAEKPGNGKPQTTNSQRREPQEGQQVFFGDDPGF
- a CDS encoding AAA family ATPase yields the protein MKLLRLTLKNFKGIRRFTLEPNGANCTVYGANEAGKTSLVDAYLWLLFGRDSQNRADFAIKTLDQNGQVIPGLEHEVEGVFDLDGRKLTLRRVFREKWTKKRGSATTIFSGHETLYYVDGVPVKEKEYQARVAALADETVFRLLTDPYHFNRNLSWQERRRILMEICGDITDQEVIVSDPSLSELPSILGNRSIDDHRKIVQARMSKINQELREIPTRIDEATRALPDVPDIDEAELQSQIKALYDVLAEKQAALAQVSSGGAIAEAKVALRECEAEIQRLRNEQAARQAERTGELRRKLIEAKGQVDVLTTEIAVAKRRMVQLLDDAQAVEREINSLRIQWHERNKQEFVFEQDTICPTCGQPLPQEKLTEAREKALAEFNLAKARDLEEISNLGKRRRAEYEEIMGEYNWLSAKLAEMEAELVKRQAEVDRLKAELEAANNDTDIALDNAIKAAMERKAELEAEIERLQADNREAIEKVRREIDAINGQIKDLSQTLARIQARKAGLARIEELKAQEKALAAEYERLEKELYLCEQFVRTKVNLLEERINSKFRYARFKLFEQQVNGGIAETCVTLYKGVPYPDLNGAAKINIGLDIINTLAEHYGFYAPIFIDERESVTNLIPVNSQVISLVVSPRDKTLRVEIEEDTLLKEAI
- a CDS encoding DUF6011 domain-containing protein, whose translation is MPTCARCNRKLTNPHSIARQLGPKCYKLADGGIFDSDLQADEKEWARREEHLRRGGEIDFGTNWRYPLENGFSVNMRISVRYRDGAFEAYGVVFDPRGEREIVFARSEDLKAIYREAIATGPTYTAMAYQSMKEAKRQARKGRMAV